The following coding sequences lie in one Heliangelus exortis chromosome 8, bHelExo1.hap1, whole genome shotgun sequence genomic window:
- the LOC139799142 gene encoding retinol dehydrogenase 8-like, which produces MARRNVLITGCSSGIGLALAVKMAKDEQKRFKVYATMRNLAKKEPLEEAVGHRLGKTLEIKQLDVCDEQSIKTCVNSIPDRRIDVLGNNAGMGLIGPIECQTIDEMKTVMDTNFFGLVRLLKEILPDMKRRKSGHIVIISSVMGIQGILFNDVYAASKFAVEGFCESLAIQALKFKLQLSLIEPGPVVTEFERKVFEDGMKMDLSAADKETAEMFTNIYLKNYKQIFQSLGQSAEEVAEHTVKIILMENPPFRHQTNTLYTPMTTLKYADPNGDLPIDTFYKMVFHHDKIFSASLNFIKLLRWRSRKSFNLGKPSEQA; this is translated from the exons ATGGCCAGAAGGAATGTTCTCATTACAGGTTGCTCCTCAGGAATTGGCCTGGCACTAGCTGTAAAAATGGCAAAAGATGAACAGAAAAGATTTAAAG TGTACGCCACGATGCGGAACCTGGCCAAGAAGGAGCCACTTGAGGAAGCTGTAGGTCACAGGCTGGGCAAAACCCTTGAAATTAAACAACTGGATGTCTGTGATGAGCAGTCTATTAAAACTTGTGTGAATAGTATCCCTGACAGAAGAATTGATGTCCTAGGCAA TAATGCTGGGATGGGACTCATTGGACCTATTGAATGTCAGACCATAGATGAAATGAAAACTGTGATGGATACCAACTTCTTTGGATTGGTTCGACTGCTGAAGGAGATCTTACCTGAcatgaagaggagaaagagcGGGCACATAGTTATAATAAGCAGTGTTATGGGAATACAAG GTATCTTATTTAATGATGTTTATGCTGCATCTAAGTTTGCTGTGGAAGGATTCTGCGAAAGTTTAGCTATACAAGCACTCAAGTTCAAATTGCA GTTAAGTTTGATTGAACCAGGCCCAGTGGTTACAGAGtttgaaagaaaagtatttgAAGATGGAATGAAAATGGATCTTTCAGCTGCAGATAAAGAAACAGCTGAGATGTTTACTAATATCTACcttaaaaattacaaacaaaTTTTCCAGAGCCTTGGACAAAGTGCAGAAGAAGTTGCAGAG CATACAGTAAAGATAATCCTCATGGAAAACCCACCTTTTCGCCATCAGACCAACACTTTGTATACTCCAATGACAACTTTGAAATATGCAGATCCAAATGGAGATCTGCCCATTGATACATTCTATAAAATGGTTTTTCATCATGACAAAATCTTCAGTGCAAGTCTTAACTTTATCAAATTGCTAAGGTGGAGAAGTAGAAAGAGCTTTAACCTGGGAAAACCTTCAGAACAAGCCTGA